Proteins co-encoded in one Hemibagrus wyckioides isolate EC202008001 linkage group LG26, SWU_Hwy_1.0, whole genome shotgun sequence genomic window:
- the LOC131346778 gene encoding growth hormone receptor-like isoform X1, protein MLPLLLLLLYWCSHAGASPQSSHSAAHEGGEPGQDGLRPNISHCRSPSMETFTCWWHPLNNSLQGDDNITYRLIYTLDNGPPAECPDYVSGGPNSCYFDVAHTVIWRVYCMNVTAHSSRGSFISKEHCLDVAEIVQIDPPFNLTYTLMNKTKDEACCTVLVSWQYPIAQHINMGWITLIYELRYRAVSEPNNWKVKERLREPYLELLGLPVGRYEVQVRCRSINSHLWSKWSSPITIDIPSKHLPDHMFYALVLMTTIVVIILLVIGLGVIPQGKRIKAFLLPPIPKPCIRGIDPMLLKKGKMDEINHHFSSLQGYKVPHYSRESVYPVSMDEGVLLSRMSSMSSVQEDKEPQDTQNPDFNEDQQLLHTPDIPSPYCQDPIFCSKETLTPKTMTPETPLWVWPEKSPVQPVLLSFPGTEYSMIVNAPAPTNTSVPPNTQEFYTCVHGVTANEMVQLVPCMSDSLKGSAYCELKDKPEGDTQMLGQLAAFLEKQVDVRASEMFYPEEKKQNEYVVPLLP, encoded by the exons ATGCTGCCGCTCCTGCTCCTCTTACTTTACTGGTGTAGCCATGCTGGAGCGTCCCCACAGTCCTCACACTCTGCAGCCCATGAGGGAGGTGAGCCAGGCCAAG ATGGCTTAAGGCCAAACATAAGTCACTGCCGCTCTCCCAGCATGGAAACCTTCACTTGCTGGTGGCACCCCCTTAACAACAGTCTCCAGGGAGATGACAACATCACCTACAGGCTTATCTACACCCTTGA TAATGGGCCTCCAGCAGAGTGTCCAGATTATGTGAGTGGTGGACCAAACAGCTGTTACTTTGACGTAGCGCACACGGTGATTTGGCGGGTGTACTGCATGAACGTAACGGCACACAGCAGCAGAGGTTCATTCATCTCTAAAGAGCACTGTTTGGACGTGGCCGAAATCG TCCAGATTGATCCACCGTTTAACCTCACGTACACTTTAATGAACAAGACCAAGGATGAAGCATGTTGCACCGTATTAGTGTCCTGGCAGTACCCGATCGCCCAACATATCAATATGGGATGGATTACACTCATCTATGAGCTACGTTACAGAGCTGTCTCTGAGCCCAACAACTGGAAG GTAAAGGAGCGGCTACGTGAACCTTATCTGGAGCTTCTAGGCTTGCCAGTGGGGAGGTATGAAGTCCAAGTGCGCTGCCGATCCATAAACAGCCACCTGTGGAGCAAGTGGAGCTCTCCAATTACCATCGACATTCCTTCCAAACATCTGcctg atcaCATGTTCTATGCTCTTGTACTAATGACTACCATTGTAGTCATAATCTTGCTCGTTATTGGACTTGGGGTTATTCCACAAGGCAAGAG GATAAAAGCTTTTCTCCTGCCGCCTATCCCCAAACCCTGCATCAGAGGGATCGATCCCATGCTTCTGAAG AAAGGCAAGATGGATGAGATTAATCATCACTTCTCCTCCCTGCAAGGCTACAAGGTGCCACACTACAGCAGGGAGTCGGTGTACCCAGTCAGCATGGACGAAGGTGTCTTATTATCTCGAATGAGCTCTATGTCTAGCGTCCAGGAGGATAAAGAGCCACAAGACACTCAGAACCCCGACTTCAATGAAGACCAGCAGCTACTTCACACCCCCGATATCCCCAGTCCGTACTGCCAAGACCCTATCTTCTGTAGCAAAGAGACTTTGACTCCCAAGACCATGACACCCGAGACCCCTTTGTGGGTTTGGCCAGAGAAAAGCCCTGTGCAGCCAGTGCTGCTCTCATTCCCAGGTACGGAGTATAGCATGATTGTAAATGCCCCTGCCCCTACGAATACCAGTGTGCCACCTAACACTCAGGAATTCTACACCTGTGTGCATGGAGTAACCGCCAACGAGATGGTACAGCTGGTGCCCTGCATGTCAGATTCGCTCAAAGGCTCCGCCTATTGTGAACTAAAGGATAAGCCAGAGGGGGACACACAGATGCTCGGCCAGTTGGCAGCCTTCTTGGAGAAACAGGTGGACGTACGAGCCAGTGAAATGTTTTACCCAGAAGAAAAGAAGCAGAATGAGTACGTTGTGCCTTTATTACCCTAA
- the LOC131346778 gene encoding growth hormone receptor-like isoform X2, with protein sequence MLPLLLLLLYWCSHAGASPQSSHSAAHEGDGLRPNISHCRSPSMETFTCWWHPLNNSLQGDDNITYRLIYTLDNGPPAECPDYVSGGPNSCYFDVAHTVIWRVYCMNVTAHSSRGSFISKEHCLDVAEIVQIDPPFNLTYTLMNKTKDEACCTVLVSWQYPIAQHINMGWITLIYELRYRAVSEPNNWKVKERLREPYLELLGLPVGRYEVQVRCRSINSHLWSKWSSPITIDIPSKHLPDHMFYALVLMTTIVVIILLVIGLGVIPQGKRIKAFLLPPIPKPCIRGIDPMLLKKGKMDEINHHFSSLQGYKVPHYSRESVYPVSMDEGVLLSRMSSMSSVQEDKEPQDTQNPDFNEDQQLLHTPDIPSPYCQDPIFCSKETLTPKTMTPETPLWVWPEKSPVQPVLLSFPGTEYSMIVNAPAPTNTSVPPNTQEFYTCVHGVTANEMVQLVPCMSDSLKGSAYCELKDKPEGDTQMLGQLAAFLEKQVDVRASEMFYPEEKKQNEYVVPLLP encoded by the exons ATGCTGCCGCTCCTGCTCCTCTTACTTTACTGGTGTAGCCATGCTGGAGCGTCCCCACAGTCCTCACACTCTGCAGCCCATGAGGGAG ATGGCTTAAGGCCAAACATAAGTCACTGCCGCTCTCCCAGCATGGAAACCTTCACTTGCTGGTGGCACCCCCTTAACAACAGTCTCCAGGGAGATGACAACATCACCTACAGGCTTATCTACACCCTTGA TAATGGGCCTCCAGCAGAGTGTCCAGATTATGTGAGTGGTGGACCAAACAGCTGTTACTTTGACGTAGCGCACACGGTGATTTGGCGGGTGTACTGCATGAACGTAACGGCACACAGCAGCAGAGGTTCATTCATCTCTAAAGAGCACTGTTTGGACGTGGCCGAAATCG TCCAGATTGATCCACCGTTTAACCTCACGTACACTTTAATGAACAAGACCAAGGATGAAGCATGTTGCACCGTATTAGTGTCCTGGCAGTACCCGATCGCCCAACATATCAATATGGGATGGATTACACTCATCTATGAGCTACGTTACAGAGCTGTCTCTGAGCCCAACAACTGGAAG GTAAAGGAGCGGCTACGTGAACCTTATCTGGAGCTTCTAGGCTTGCCAGTGGGGAGGTATGAAGTCCAAGTGCGCTGCCGATCCATAAACAGCCACCTGTGGAGCAAGTGGAGCTCTCCAATTACCATCGACATTCCTTCCAAACATCTGcctg atcaCATGTTCTATGCTCTTGTACTAATGACTACCATTGTAGTCATAATCTTGCTCGTTATTGGACTTGGGGTTATTCCACAAGGCAAGAG GATAAAAGCTTTTCTCCTGCCGCCTATCCCCAAACCCTGCATCAGAGGGATCGATCCCATGCTTCTGAAG AAAGGCAAGATGGATGAGATTAATCATCACTTCTCCTCCCTGCAAGGCTACAAGGTGCCACACTACAGCAGGGAGTCGGTGTACCCAGTCAGCATGGACGAAGGTGTCTTATTATCTCGAATGAGCTCTATGTCTAGCGTCCAGGAGGATAAAGAGCCACAAGACACTCAGAACCCCGACTTCAATGAAGACCAGCAGCTACTTCACACCCCCGATATCCCCAGTCCGTACTGCCAAGACCCTATCTTCTGTAGCAAAGAGACTTTGACTCCCAAGACCATGACACCCGAGACCCCTTTGTGGGTTTGGCCAGAGAAAAGCCCTGTGCAGCCAGTGCTGCTCTCATTCCCAGGTACGGAGTATAGCATGATTGTAAATGCCCCTGCCCCTACGAATACCAGTGTGCCACCTAACACTCAGGAATTCTACACCTGTGTGCATGGAGTAACCGCCAACGAGATGGTACAGCTGGTGCCCTGCATGTCAGATTCGCTCAAAGGCTCCGCCTATTGTGAACTAAAGGATAAGCCAGAGGGGGACACACAGATGCTCGGCCAGTTGGCAGCCTTCTTGGAGAAACAGGTGGACGTACGAGCCAGTGAAATGTTTTACCCAGAAGAAAAGAAGCAGAATGAGTACGTTGTGCCTTTATTACCCTAA